One Weissella ceti DNA window includes the following coding sequences:
- a CDS encoding PBSX family phage terminase large subunit translates to MEVRLSALIAPSFFDAYLLLKSGTYTHWWFKGGRGSTKSSFISVLLIMGVMADPDANVVVLRQVADTLRGSVFEQYQWAIDKLGVSHLWKTRVNPLELEYKPTGQRILFKGADKPAKLKSIKFKRGFAKYIHYEEVAEFKGSEAIRSINQSIIRGGQNQMAIYTYNPPKSATNWVNQYVTDQATREDTYVHSSTYLSVPPEWLGEAFITEAEETKRINPDVYAHEYLGEVVGTGAEVFHNITSREITDDEHNSFDKIYRGLDFGFAADPLAYVEWYFDKARGRLYAMNEVYGTGLSNERAVSDIKRINGMNDLVIADSAEPRTIAEFREKGMKLRPARKGPGSVDHGIKWLQDLNEIIIDPRRTPNIHREFTGYELEVDANGNLRGQYPDKNNHSIDSTRYAVEQLLKPRTKMAW, encoded by the coding sequence ATGGAAGTACGACTTAGTGCGTTAATTGCGCCTAGTTTCTTCGATGCATATCTGCTGCTTAAGTCAGGTACATATACGCATTGGTGGTTCAAGGGTGGGCGTGGTTCTACTAAGTCATCATTTATTTCAGTCTTGCTAATCATGGGAGTTATGGCTGACCCTGATGCAAACGTCGTTGTGCTTCGTCAAGTTGCCGACACGTTGCGCGGTTCGGTATTTGAACAATACCAGTGGGCAATAGACAAGTTGGGCGTGTCACACCTATGGAAGACGCGTGTTAATCCGTTAGAGCTTGAATATAAGCCAACAGGACAACGTATCTTGTTCAAGGGTGCTGATAAGCCAGCTAAGCTTAAGTCAATCAAGTTCAAACGTGGTTTTGCTAAGTATATCCATTACGAAGAAGTTGCTGAATTTAAAGGCAGCGAAGCAATTCGTAGCATTAACCAGTCTATTATTCGTGGTGGTCAAAATCAGATGGCTATTTACACGTATAACCCACCTAAATCGGCTACTAACTGGGTAAATCAGTATGTAACTGACCAAGCAACGCGTGAAGATACCTATGTTCATTCAAGTACATATCTATCTGTACCGCCTGAGTGGTTGGGTGAAGCGTTTATCACTGAAGCAGAAGAAACTAAGCGCATTAACCCTGATGTATACGCTCACGAATACCTTGGAGAAGTGGTCGGAACTGGTGCTGAAGTATTCCACAACATCACTAGTCGCGAAATCACAGACGATGAACACAATTCATTTGACAAGATTTACCGCGGACTCGACTTTGGTTTCGCTGCTGATCCTTTGGCTTACGTTGAATGGTACTTTGACAAGGCTCGTGGACGTTTGTACGCCATGAATGAAGTATACGGTACTGGACTATCAAATGAGCGTGCAGTAAGCGACATCAAGCGTATTAACGGCATGAATGACTTAGTGATTGCAGATAGTGCTGAACCAAGAACAATCGCAGAGTTCCGAGAAAAGGGCATGAAGTTACGCCCTGCTCGAAAGGGACCCGGTTCAGTTGACCACGGTATTAAGTGGCTGCAAGACCTAAACGAAATCATTATTGATCCACGCAGAACACCAAACATTCATCGAGAGTTCACAGGATATGAGCTTGAAGTGGACGCGAACGGAAACTTACGTGGACAATACCCGGATAAAAATAATCACAGTATCGACTCAACTCGTTACGCAGTAGAACAACTATTAAAGCCACGCACTAAGATGGCTTGGTAA
- a CDS encoding phBC6A51 family helix-turn-helix protein: MALNKKQLKAVELVFEGVLTFGQIAEKLKISGKTLYNWRHTSEFKEAVLEMGSQTLVMNTGKLMRNMQGLAFNGKSEFARLQATQYLLDKSGVGENQALEVNVKPVEIIDDIAGKRSD, from the coding sequence ATGGCGCTTAATAAAAAACAATTAAAAGCGGTGGAATTGGTGTTTGAAGGTGTTTTGACGTTCGGTCAGATTGCAGAAAAGTTAAAAATATCTGGTAAAACCCTATATAACTGGCGACACACGTCAGAATTTAAGGAAGCCGTCCTTGAAATGGGAAGCCAAACCCTTGTGATGAACACAGGTAAATTGATGCGTAATATGCAAGGCTTAGCGTTCAACGGAAAGAGCGAGTTTGCTCGATTGCAAGCAACGCAATACCTGTTAGATAAGTCAGGCGTTGGAGAGAATCAAGCGCTAGAAGTTAATGTTAAGCCTGTTGAGATCATCGACGACATTGCCGGAAAGAGGAGCGACTGA